DNA sequence from the Coffea arabica cultivar ET-39 chromosome 11c, Coffea Arabica ET-39 HiFi, whole genome shotgun sequence genome:
AGacagttttgggttgattttcgacaaagtttagaaattcggcaaaattcacacaatgcgaaaTAGCCTCTacaatttggaactcaattagagttacaatcgaagtttaaaacacaataggCGGAACaggaatcggagttttgagtatcGAGAGACATCAGTTCAAAGTTGGTCACATTTCGCAAActgttcagtcattttccagatttaaagacTATCTTGgaaatatcatttggccatcgatttggcattagaaatacaaaaaaattggtacactaaatcctccatgtgtgaacaacattgCTACCAAGTTTCATGTAAAAATTTCCACGGGAAGGCAGTcattaaaataaccaaaattcaagaaatatttcaaggctaatctgccttctcacttttcttttgcttgcaaAAGTTTTGTGCAATGAAATCAGTTCTAAATCACTCCATTTTCGAAACCAAGAGTCCATAAACATCCACTAAGCAATTTAAAAGTAATGAGCATCACAACTTTCGAAATATAActccccaaatcagatttgaccattcggtcaagagaaaaggaaaagttttccagatttgaaaagcagACTTTGGGACATCTGTTGGGCATCGAGAAGGACTTGGAATGACATCAAACTTggcagtattatactaccatatgagggctattccactgccaaatttcatggataaataagcacgggaagttggttaaccaaatcactcaagtttccaaaattttaaggcaaagctgccttgtatatgaaaattttcttttctaaacttttgacCAAGGGAAAATGCCTAAAACATGTCTCGTTTATGATAATCAGGTCTAGTGAGGattcaaaatacatttggtaggtgattttcACTAAGAATttcaaataacaagtcccaaaccaagATTAGTTAAGGATCAGTCCAAAATGAAGAATTCCATCACTAAgccagtttcaaactttggccacaactcactcaatttaacttggaattgagcgtggttgatggtgttggaaaacacattcataaagctacaatttctcagaagaaaccattttcaaaatctgccTACAACTAGtccacatttgagcatcaagttgtagtTCAAGTTCTGCCTTCCAGTGAACcaatgaaacaggacagcaattttcaaacgaatggtttggctcactcaaGTAAAACCAAGATGTGCATTTGATACCAATGGAAATCtgagaatgtctagtttccagtgccacaaatggcactcgattttgacatcggagtaaaaagttatagccgaaacaaaaggactgcctgggcaatccgggaaaattttccagttttgctatcCTTTAGAAATCAATACATTTGGCCAATCAAaccatgttatttttcaatgaaactttctacaccatccatataacatgtataaattataatcaagccattagaatctcaaaaattcacaccaaaggtcacgaacatggcaggggtaaaatggtcacttttacTCATTTcaccatccttgagtttctatcaacaacccaacattattccactaatataagcactaaaccagcattaatttcatcatcattcactaaatcagtccatccaatcaaagtgggagttcatagagcccacacaacaatttttcaacataaacaagctactCATATGCATGCATGAGTTTAAACGTGCACTACTACATCCCTAAAGCGAGATTTGAAGGGTTGATCGTCACTCACTTGCATTGATGTTCAAGACAGAAATTTCGGCTctccttagctcaagaaaacccGCGGATTgcagctccttttcttagctagatGTGATATCCAAGTGTTAGACTAAGTgtggttgaaatttgaagtgaattggaggaagtttgatgaagatttgatgaaggaatttgaagagcttggagTTGTTTTTCTTGTCTTGATGGCCGGCTGTCTAAGAgagtgctcgatttctctcgagtttgtttcactcgtgcactaaacctctaatgcacttccaatcatattattattattattcattcttaatggtctaaaaataaaggtctaaagtccctcaattaatcgcgagCGTAAAAAAGCATATTTccgatttaagcgcgataaagtgaaacttcaagaattcttataatgatagtatcactaactaataattgaacacttaaacataaaaatatctATTTCAAGACTAgtatacaagtctccaattttccaagcttatcGTATTCTCTAATCGATTATTGATTCCAATCgcatattcactattttcacttaacgagctttcaaaaattaaattttgaaactagtcattttaaaaatataagcaagtcatagttccatgcaattgggtctaaaatggttgaaataaattatttggagaaaatgggtggataaataattaattaagccattaaaataagattaaaataagtaaaaattcgggtcTTCAcagaagggcatttttgtccataaTGAGCTGTGTTCCACTCTGTaaaatggagtgaaaaataattttgaccAAATCGTTTACTTTTACCAATATCTCTTCCTCTACCATTGTTGGCGATTGCTGCAACTTCCCAACTATCAACACCGTGGAAGTAGACGGTGATGCAAAATGGAGTGGAGAGCAAAGGGTGACCAAAGGCCCAGGGATCAATCACTTGGAATTTCTGCTGTGTCGGGGTGTGCGTGCAATCACACGTCTTTGAAGGAGTGATATAAACAATGTTGATCCCTGTTGCAGATGGGATCGGGATGAGCCTTCGAACCTCCTTTGTTCTCTTCATAGATTATTGCCCCTAAATTCTTTCAGATGAAATTGAGTGAGATACCATCCACCCTTGAAACCCCTAACCTCACCCACCTTTCCCATTTATATTTTGGGTAGCTTAATTTGTCGAACATCCCAAACAAACAGTCAAACTACTTGTAATCAATGGGTGGAAGGATTCCCTCTCCAGCATCATCTTGCCAAATTCTATTCTACAAAATATCGGTCAAACCCTATTTGCTCTTCGTCCGTATCGATCCAAAATATCATCTTGCATCCCAGCCCCTAACCCAATTTTAGCTGAATATTATCAACCTTTTTGGGCATTTCAGCAACTCCCAAAACTTGTTGATCTTTCACACTGGAATTGAATCAAACTTCCAGCTGAGATTGGAATTTCCATTGCAAAACAGTTTTATCGAGTACAGTACAATAAAATATACTATCTGATTTGGGTCTGTTGTGGGCTTCTTTCCATCTCTTCCATCGGAAAGATCGATCCCTTTTTCCCCACAGTTTTGATCCGGGCTGGTCTCTGATTGCATTTGAGGTATGAATTTCCGAAGCGTGGAGGAGTTTTGGTTTTTTAAAATGAATCAACACTCGAAACCAGCCACTAGGTGTTGGCATTTTGTGGGCACGTTTTGTAGCATTATTTGCTTGATATATTCAATGCTTTTCAACTGGTGGTTTGTGATCCTTGTGCCCTTGTTGGGATATGACTTGGCATGGTATAGCCATTTTTTTGTGGAAGGAAACGTTCCTGCAACTTTTGGGCATCACTTTTGGTCCCTTTTGTGTGATTTCAAGATGTTTAGATTGATGCTTACTGGTCAAATGGATAGAGAAATCAAGAGGCTCAGTAAGAGGCTAGTTCTGCAAGCTTACTAATCCTTTCGGATTTTCTATTTTACTCTTTTCTTCTGATATGGTTCACAAAACCGCATGAATTTCCCGCTGCAACggagtttttctttgttcaactCTATTCGGGAAAAAGTCCCATTTTACCGAGTGAAACACAGCTTATTGTGGACAAAAATGTCCTTCATATTTTAGCATGTGTCTCACGTGATTGTAGTTTCCGTTGGTATTAACGGTTAAATTTGATAGAAGGTCTAACATTTTATACTTTAGATAGATTGCGGgccaaaaattcacttttaattgtttgggGATCAAAAGTTCATCCGGCTAATAGTTTGAGGGCCACTGGGACTTTTTGCCCTATATATTTTGGTATAAAGCAGatacataatatttaaaaaaaataaaaatcttcaTCACTTTACACTCCGTTTCGTTGGAGACGGCTTCTAGAACATTACATCCGACTGGCATATTCAGAAATGAACCACCCTCGAAATATTTtgctctaaatttttttttttttataattctatccaactttttttttcttctcgaacaattatattttttgttatttgaaacTTGCTATTCCACTAATCAGGGATTGAAAATGTTAGTAATGCGAGATACACTCTTTTCATTTCACAAAATTTCTTGACAAGTTTTGCAAGCTCtttagattttaaaaattttggtgttCTTTTATATCAAATTCGTGGTACttaaaaaatcttaaaataCCAAAGTCTTACAATTCATGGGATTGCATAATAGTACACCTCATGTCATGCCATTTCAAATCAACGTCCAATCAACAGAGAACAATGAAATTATTGAACTTCCAGTTTCAGATATTTCAAGAATCTCGTGACTTTCAAATTGTTCTGAAAGAACACCCAATGAAAGAGTTTACGCTAAATGTATCAACTAATTAATTTTAATATCCTAAAATATAagtatttattattttggaggtaTCGGGTTCACAAGTCAatgataaaatatttcaaattaagTTGGTTATGTAAAGAAACAAccactaa
Encoded proteins:
- the LOC113715863 gene encoding uncharacterized protein — its product is MNFRSVEEFWFFKMNQHSKPATRCWHFVGTFCSIICLIYSMLFNWWFVILVPLLGYDLAWYSHFFVEGNVPATFGHHFWSLLCDFKMFRLMLTGQMDREIKRLSKRLVLQAY